The Fibrobacter sp. UWB2 genomic interval TCTACTCATGCCGAGAAGTGTCCGACAAATTGCAGTTACGCAGCTTTTCTTCGAAGATGTTGCAAGAAAAAATTCCTGCGGCGAAATATATCTCCGAATTTGACGACTGGGAAGCGGCTTTTGGCGCGGTCTCGGAGTTGCCCTACGGCAAACGTAAAAAACTGCTGATTATCGATGAATTCCCTTACATGTGCAAGTTCAACAGCAGCGTTCCATCTGTTTTACAAAACCTTTGGGATGAACGCCTGAAAGACGAGAACATCATGATAGTCCTGTGCGGCAGCGCAATGAGTTTTATCGAAAAGGAATTGCTAGCCGAGAAAAATCCGCTTTATGGAAGGGCTACGGGAATATTCAAGATGGAACCTATGGGATTTTACGATGCAACGCAGTTTTTCCCAAAATATTCCGCCCGTGACAAGATTATCGCCTACTCTATTCTTGGCGGAATTCCGCATTATTTGCGACAATTCGATTCGGACTTGTCTCTTGAAGAAAACATCAAGCGAAATATTCTTACTAAGGGATGCGCACTTTATAGCGAGGTAGAATTTTTACTTCGACAGGAATTACGAGAAACAATTCTCTACAATTCCATCATTGAATCCATTGCGCTTGGGGCAACCAAGTTGAATGACATCAGCAAGAAATCGCTTATAGATGACACCTCAAAAACAAGCGTTTATCTAAAAAACTTGATAGAACTTTCTATCGTAAAACGTGAATTTTCTGTCGATGACGGCATAAAGGAAGTCGGAAATCGGAATCGCGGACTTTACCGCTTGACGGACAATTTTTTCCGTTTCTGGTACGCTTTTGTATTTACCAACTATTCTGATTTGGAAAGCGGAGATGTCGACGGCGTTTTTGAACATGTCGTTAAGCCATCTCTGCACGAGTTTGCGTCTTTATCTTTTGAAGATGTTTGTCGTGAATTCATCCAAGAAAAGCAGAAATCAGGACTGCTACCGTTCCGTTATAAGCGGATGGGACGCTGGTGGGGCAAAACTACTGTACGCCGTGGCGATGATACAGAAGTTCAAGAAACGGAAATTGATCTGCTTGCGATATCTGCAGATAAGGATAAGTATCTTGTAGGTGAATGCAAGTTCAAGGGCAAGCCGTTTACCTACGGTGATTTTCTCGATACGATGGTAAAGCTTTCTTTGCAAAAGGAAAAAGCAGAATTTTACTATTACCTTTTTTCAGAATCAGGCTTTGTGGAAAAACTTAGCGACGAGGCTCGCAAGAATCACAATATCCATCTTGTAAATCTTGATGATATCGTAAAGCTAAAGTAAGGACGGCGACACCGATTTAGGCGTACAGGTATTTTAGAGTAACGAAAACGAACTCCCACCCATGGGAGTTCGTTATTTTTATACTCACTAATGAGTTTTATTCAATTTTCGTACAGCGAACGGAAAAACCTTTAACCTTCAGTTCACGGCCATTTTGTTT includes:
- a CDS encoding ATP-binding protein, which produces MFIGRKQELQFLEDRYTSKGGQLVVLYGRRRVGKTETLHEFCKDKPHVFYSCREVSDKLQLRSFSSKMLQEKIPAAKYISEFDDWEAAFGAVSELPYGKRKKLLIIDEFPYMCKFNSSVPSVLQNLWDERLKDENIMIVLCGSAMSFIEKELLAEKNPLYGRATGIFKMEPMGFYDATQFFPKYSARDKIIAYSILGGIPHYLRQFDSDLSLEENIKRNILTKGCALYSEVEFLLRQELRETILYNSIIESIALGATKLNDISKKSLIDDTSKTSVYLKNLIELSIVKREFSVDDGIKEVGNRNRGLYRLTDNFFRFWYAFVFTNYSDLESGDVDGVFEHVVKPSLHEFASLSFEDVCREFIQEKQKSGLLPFRYKRMGRWWGKTTVRRGDDTEVQETEIDLLAISADKDKYLVGECKFKGKPFTYGDFLDTMVKLSLQKEKAEFYYYLFSESGFVEKLSDEARKNHNIHLVNLDDIVKLK